A window of the Lepisosteus oculatus isolate fLepOcu1 chromosome 14, fLepOcu1.hap2, whole genome shotgun sequence genome harbors these coding sequences:
- the LOC138242357 gene encoding zona pellucida sperm-binding protein 3-like: MYFQATAYFATVEQRLYIHSCYVTEKPDQHSQPRFPVIDNLGCMVDSKADGCLSRFVPSKQKDVLRFTIDAFLFQKKLSRKHEVTELYMHCVMAVAPAKATPGTKSCTYNREVKRWEELYGDHEVCACCESRCPGSCNEGGSGSLSLVDASLPKRQPCLDN; this comes from the exons atgtacttccaggccactgcctactttgccacagTGGAGCAGAGGCTGTACATCCACTCGTGTTACGTAACGGAGAAACCGGACCAGCATTCCCAGCCCCGTTTCCCCGTGATTGACAACTTGGG gtgcatggtggacagcaaggcagatggctgcctgtccaggtttgtcccctccaagcagaaggatgtgctccgcttcacaattgatgccttcctcttccagaagaagctgtccaggaag catgaagtgactgagctgtacatgcactgtgtcatggctgtggctcctgctaaagcaacaccagggaccaagtcctgcacctacaacagggaggtgaagag gtgggaggagctgtatggtgaccatgaggtctgtgcctgctgtgagtccaggtgtCCTGGCAGCTGTAATGAAGGTGGGTCTGGTTCTCTATCCCTTGTGGATGCATCTCTGCCCAAGAGACAACCATGCTTGGACAACTGA